One window from the genome of Thermoplasmata archaeon encodes:
- a CDS encoding zinc ribbon domain-containing protein produces the protein MAAPTPAPAGPPVPYWPSVVVKPDTLRGVQTYYVCLILDIIFGVFALTVGTAAILLTTSDQASAFAAASIIGSAACGLVIVFVINFIVALMSVLRMHHGANEYGPDHARDASRGVLFKWIGTTLSTIATILVVSLLITGSSFLLGAGTVSGTVFVPLLVTVFWTAGVGSKAQMYRFMVRSLQPPETRRWADAASVLIPTLGVIGIAAVGFLTVRLLDLAANPSTVSSEEALRMSTLLIGGVFLPPGLALVGYVIFLSIYAKTRARLDAGLAQLYRAVPPPLAWAWPPAPAPAPSPAPSNPSAVAAPPPAVASGNCATCGVAVPAEAMFCMNCGTRVRG, from the coding sequence GTGGCCGCCCCTACCCCTGCGCCCGCCGGCCCGCCGGTGCCGTATTGGCCGTCCGTCGTCGTGAAGCCGGACACGCTCCGGGGCGTGCAGACGTACTACGTTTGCCTGATCCTCGACATCATCTTCGGCGTGTTCGCGCTGACCGTCGGTACCGCGGCGATCCTGCTGACGACGTCCGATCAGGCGTCTGCCTTCGCTGCGGCGTCGATCATCGGTTCCGCGGCGTGCGGCCTCGTCATTGTCTTCGTGATTAACTTCATCGTCGCGCTCATGTCCGTCCTCCGCATGCACCACGGGGCGAACGAATACGGCCCCGACCACGCCCGAGACGCGAGCCGCGGCGTCCTCTTCAAGTGGATCGGCACGACGCTTTCCACGATCGCCACGATCCTCGTTGTGTCCCTGCTCATCACGGGCAGCTCGTTCCTACTCGGAGCGGGAACCGTGTCCGGGACCGTCTTCGTGCCGTTGCTCGTGACGGTCTTCTGGACCGCCGGCGTCGGCTCGAAGGCCCAGATGTACCGCTTCATGGTCCGATCCCTCCAGCCTCCGGAGACCCGTCGGTGGGCCGACGCCGCGAGCGTCCTCATCCCGACCCTCGGCGTCATCGGGATCGCCGCGGTCGGATTCCTGACCGTCCGTCTGCTCGACCTCGCAGCGAACCCGTCCACCGTCTCCTCGGAGGAAGCCCTCCGGATGTCGACGCTGCTCATCGGCGGCGTGTTCCTTCCGCCGGGCCTCGCCCTCGTCGGGTACGTGATCTTCCTCTCCATCTATGCGAAGACACGGGCCCGGCTCGATGCCGGGCTCGCACAGCTGTACCGGGCGGTGCCCCCGCCGCTCGCTTGGGCGTGGCCACCCGCCCCTGCGCCCGCGCCATCTCCCGCTCCTTCGAACCCGTCGGCCGTAGCGGCGCCGCCGCCTGCCGTCGCGTCGGGGAATTGCGCGACGTGCGGGGTCGCGGTGCCCGCCGAGGCGATGTTCTGCATGAACTGCGGGACCCGAGTGCGAGGGTGA
- a CDS encoding NIPSNAP family protein codes for MAATSQLRIYTIKEGKMEEWLDGWTRGVLPLRRKFGFRVDGAWVVRGENRFVWVLTYDGGGGFETRDADYYASPERKALSPDPAPLIEKAETCFVTSALSR; via the coding sequence GTGGCGGCGACTTCGCAACTTCGGATCTATACGATCAAGGAAGGCAAGATGGAGGAGTGGCTTGACGGCTGGACGCGCGGCGTGCTCCCGCTCCGCCGCAAATTCGGATTCCGCGTCGATGGCGCATGGGTCGTCCGAGGGGAGAACCGGTTCGTCTGGGTCCTCACCTACGACGGCGGCGGGGGCTTCGAGACGCGCGACGCCGACTACTACGCATCCCCGGAGCGCAAGGCCCTGAGCCCCGACCCCGCGCCACTCATCGAGAAGGCGGAGACGTGCTTCGTGACCTCCGCCCTTTCCCGCTGA
- a CDS encoding NUDIX hydrolase, producing the protein MPASAESPDEPVPAVSAIVFRGDEVLLVKRASEPNKGRWSIPGGVLEVGETIEEAAIRETREETNVVVRPREVFGVSDYIERDGSAVRWHYVLIDLLCDYVSGDPFPATDTENARFIPLRELGEYELAPAALEVVQEAAKDRGSAALSGPR; encoded by the coding sequence GTGCCCGCATCCGCGGAATCCCCGGACGAGCCGGTCCCTGCCGTCAGCGCGATCGTTTTCCGGGGCGATGAGGTCCTCCTCGTGAAGCGGGCATCCGAACCGAACAAGGGGCGGTGGAGCATCCCGGGGGGCGTCCTCGAAGTCGGAGAGACGATCGAGGAGGCGGCGATTCGAGAGACGCGCGAGGAGACGAACGTCGTCGTGCGCCCGCGGGAGGTGTTCGGCGTGAGCGATTACATCGAGAGGGACGGGTCAGCCGTCCGATGGCATTACGTCCTGATCGACCTCCTCTGTGACTACGTCAGCGGAGATCCGTTCCCGGCGACGGACACCGAGAACGCCCGCTTCATCCCGCTCCGAGAACTCGGGGAGTACGAACTCGCGCCCGCCGCACTCGAGGTCGTCCAGGAGGCCGCAAAGGACCGCGGGAGCGCAGCGCTTTCGGGCCCGCGCTGA